From Actinomyces sp. oral taxon 171 str. F0337, one genomic window encodes:
- a CDS encoding DUF1540 domain-containing protein, translating into MSVTKISSCTTTSCAFNNGGCTAFAITVGGDNGAPACDTFISLDARGGLPVAEGHVGACQRLECVHNKDLMCTAEAVTVGGDTAACTTYEVR; encoded by the coding sequence ATGTCCGTCACCAAGATCTCCTCCTGCACCACCACCTCCTGCGCCTTCAACAACGGTGGCTGCACCGCCTTCGCCATCACCGTCGGTGGCGACAACGGCGCACCGGCCTGCGACACCTTCATCAGCCTCGACGCCCGCGGCGGCCTGCCGGTGGCCGAGGGCCACGTGGGGGCCTGCCAGCGCCTCGAGTGCGTCCACAACAAGGACCTCATGTGCACGGCCGAGGCCGTGACCGTCGGCGGCGACACCGCCGCCTGCACGACCTACGAGGTTCGCTGA
- the deoD gene encoding purine-nucleoside phosphorylase produces the protein MATPHIAAEPGDFAPAVLMPGDPKRARRIAELLMDDARLVTDVRGMLGFTGTVNGRPLSVMGSGMGQPSFTIYATELFSQFGVERIIRVGTAGALSPKVKVGDVIVATGAHTDSSMNQLRIPGVNFCAVADFRLAAAAYEASLPEQGQVDGTVHLGTVMSRDHFYFTPEGQTEALARHGVLGVEMEAAALYGVAAEYDKQALAVLTVSDHLLDHSGDMSAAERETRFADSLRLAVAAAHS, from the coding sequence ATGGCCACCCCTCACATCGCCGCAGAACCCGGAGACTTCGCCCCCGCCGTTCTCATGCCCGGCGACCCCAAACGGGCCCGACGCATTGCCGAGCTCCTCATGGATGACGCCCGCCTGGTCACCGACGTGCGCGGAATGCTGGGCTTCACCGGGACCGTGAACGGAAGACCGCTGAGCGTCATGGGCTCAGGGATGGGCCAGCCCTCCTTCACGATCTACGCCACCGAGCTGTTCAGCCAGTTCGGGGTGGAGCGGATCATTCGGGTGGGAACCGCAGGCGCCCTCTCTCCAAAGGTCAAGGTCGGCGACGTCATCGTCGCCACTGGCGCCCACACGGACTCCTCCATGAACCAGCTGCGCATCCCGGGCGTCAACTTCTGCGCGGTCGCAGACTTCCGACTGGCCGCCGCTGCGTATGAGGCCTCACTGCCCGAGCAGGGACAGGTCGATGGAACAGTCCACCTGGGCACAGTCATGTCACGGGACCACTTCTACTTCACCCCCGAGGGGCAGACCGAGGCGCTGGCACGGCACGGGGTCCTGGGAGTGGAGATGGAGGCAGCCGCCCTCTACGGGGTCGCCGCCGAGTACGACAAGCAGGCACTGGCGGTCCTGACCGTCTCCGACCACCTGCTGGATCACTCCGGCGACATGAGCGCCGCCGAGCGCGAGACACGTTTCGCGGACTCTCTGCGCCTGGCCGTGGCGGCCGCCCACAGCTGA
- a CDS encoding sodium-dependent transporter, producing the protein MTSKTGESESLQAPPREQWSGQLGFLIAAIGSAIGLGNIWRFPGVAYTNGGGAFIVPYVIALLAAGLPILFLDYALGHRFRGSPPAVFRRLSTRLEWLGWFQVFICFVIMTYYAVVVAWSLRYMLFSVNIAWGDDAGGFFQHYIGVDRLGEGVRYSPEIVMGVALPLLFVWGFGLVVTALGVSGGVEKANKIFLPLLVLMFAGLVVRALMLPGAGEGLNALFTPKWSALLDYQVWMAAFGQIFFSLSVGFGIMLTYASYLQRRRSNLVGTGLVAGFANSSFELFAGIGVFATLGFMAHTQHVGISEMKITGPSLSFVTFPTVIAQMPGGAFFGVLFFASFSMAGLTSFISIIQVVAAGVGEKLDLTPKAASLVVGVPAAVLSFVLFATSSGLPDLDVVDAFINNIGVVASAIIMCVVVAWVLRRARLLQDHLNAVSESRMIGLWWRALVGAVVPVLLGYMFVQTLWTYLSEGYESEAYSSGFVMVFGWGMLLVVALCSAVMSLIPWKTPVDEFEALKLEADPQEED; encoded by the coding sequence ATGACCTCCAAGACAGGGGAGAGCGAGTCTCTTCAGGCGCCCCCGCGAGAGCAGTGGAGCGGTCAGCTCGGCTTCCTCATCGCCGCCATCGGCTCGGCGATCGGGCTGGGCAACATCTGGCGCTTCCCGGGCGTGGCCTATACCAATGGCGGCGGTGCCTTCATCGTCCCCTACGTCATCGCACTGCTGGCGGCCGGGCTGCCGATCCTCTTCCTCGACTACGCCCTGGGGCACCGCTTCCGCGGTTCCCCGCCGGCGGTCTTCCGGCGCCTGTCCACCAGGCTCGAGTGGCTGGGATGGTTCCAGGTCTTCATCTGCTTCGTCATCATGACCTACTACGCAGTGGTCGTGGCCTGGTCCCTGCGCTATATGCTCTTCTCGGTCAATATCGCCTGGGGCGACGATGCGGGCGGCTTCTTCCAGCACTACATCGGTGTGGACCGGCTCGGGGAGGGAGTCAGGTACTCCCCGGAGATCGTCATGGGCGTGGCCCTCCCGCTGCTGTTCGTGTGGGGCTTCGGTCTGGTGGTGACCGCACTGGGAGTCAGTGGGGGCGTGGAGAAGGCCAACAAGATTTTCCTGCCGTTGCTGGTCCTCATGTTCGCCGGCCTCGTGGTGCGCGCCCTTATGCTCCCGGGCGCGGGGGAGGGACTCAATGCGCTGTTCACGCCCAAGTGGTCCGCCCTGCTGGACTACCAGGTGTGGATGGCGGCCTTCGGACAGATCTTCTTCTCCCTGTCGGTGGGATTCGGCATCATGCTCACCTACGCCTCCTATCTCCAGCGGCGCCGCTCCAACCTCGTGGGAACCGGCCTCGTGGCGGGCTTCGCCAACTCCTCCTTCGAGCTGTTCGCGGGCATCGGCGTCTTCGCGACCCTCGGCTTCATGGCGCACACGCAGCATGTCGGGATCAGCGAGATGAAGATCACCGGGCCCTCCTTGTCTTTCGTCACCTTCCCCACCGTCATCGCCCAGATGCCCGGCGGCGCGTTCTTCGGGGTGCTCTTCTTCGCCTCCTTCTCCATGGCGGGACTGACCTCTTTCATCTCCATCATCCAGGTGGTGGCGGCCGGTGTGGGGGAGAAGCTCGACCTGACTCCGAAGGCGGCCTCCCTCGTCGTCGGCGTCCCAGCCGCCGTCCTGTCCTTCGTCCTGTTCGCCACCAGCTCGGGCCTGCCGGATCTCGACGTCGTGGACGCTTTCATCAACAACATCGGCGTGGTCGCCTCGGCCATCATCATGTGTGTGGTGGTCGCCTGGGTCCTGCGGCGCGCCAGGCTGCTTCAGGACCACCTCAATGCCGTCTCCGAGTCCCGGATGATCGGCCTGTGGTGGCGGGCACTCGTTGGTGCCGTCGTCCCGGTCCTGCTGGGTTACATGTTCGTCCAGACCCTGTGGACGTATCTGTCCGAAGGATATGAGTCGGAGGCCTACTCCAGCGGCTTCGTCATGGTCTTCGGATGGGGGATGCTGCTGGTGGTCGCCCTGTGCAGCGCCGTCATGAGCCTCATCCCCTGGAAGACCCCGGTGGATGAGTTCGAGGCCCTCAAGCTGGAGGCCGATCCCCAAGAGGAGGACTGA
- a CDS encoding methionine/alanine import family NSS transporter small subunit, with translation MTGIAVLIMLLAIVIIWGGLAVSITALISRGRREDRDARAEASARAREHMLHPEQAD, from the coding sequence ATGACCGGAATCGCCGTGCTCATCATGCTGCTTGCCATCGTCATCATCTGGGGTGGCCTGGCGGTGTCCATCACCGCACTCATCTCACGCGGACGCCGCGAGGACCGTGATGCCCGGGCCGAGGCCTCGGCGCGGGCCCGTGAGCACATGCTCCACCCCGAGCAGGCCGACTGA
- a CDS encoding HAD hydrolase family protein has protein sequence MTQTDVSPRVLPRLVAFDLDDTLAPSKSAMPPAMATALRRLLDVVPVCIISGGQVGQFRDQVLAHLDADADELSRLHLMPTCGTRYYTYDPSRADRDEDAWTLVYANDLTPEQIRTGFEIVEAQARRLGLWEEQTWGEILEDRGSQITFSALGQEAPLDAKRSWDPMGEKKAALRDAVAPLLPDLEVRSGGSTSVDITLKGVDKAYGMKRLAEMTGIALEEMIFVGDRLDPEGNDYPVKALGVPCQAVSGWQDTVAYVTSLASLIASQTHSGEDPASQVSLGARL, from the coding sequence ATGACTCAGACTGATGTGAGCCCCCGGGTGCTGCCCCGTCTGGTGGCCTTCGACCTCGACGACACGCTGGCGCCCTCGAAGTCGGCCATGCCACCGGCGATGGCCACAGCGCTCAGGCGGCTGCTCGACGTCGTCCCCGTCTGCATCATCTCCGGGGGACAGGTGGGACAGTTCCGCGACCAGGTCCTGGCCCACCTCGACGCCGACGCCGACGAGCTCTCCCGGCTCCACCTCATGCCCACCTGCGGGACGCGCTACTACACCTACGACCCATCCCGCGCCGATCGCGATGAGGACGCCTGGACGCTGGTCTACGCCAACGACCTCACTCCTGAGCAGATCCGCACCGGTTTCGAGATCGTCGAGGCGCAGGCCCGTCGCCTCGGCCTGTGGGAGGAACAGACCTGGGGGGAGATCCTGGAGGACCGCGGTAGCCAGATCACCTTCTCGGCCCTCGGGCAGGAGGCCCCCCTGGACGCCAAACGTTCTTGGGACCCCATGGGGGAGAAGAAGGCCGCCCTGCGTGACGCCGTCGCCCCGCTCCTTCCGGATCTGGAGGTCCGCTCCGGCGGCTCCACGAGCGTCGACATCACCCTCAAGGGGGTGGACAAGGCCTACGGCATGAAGCGCCTAGCGGAGATGACCGGTATCGCGTTGGAGGAGATGATCTTCGTCGGCGACCGCCTGGACCCGGAGGGAAACGACTACCCCGTCAAGGCTCTGGGCGTGCCCTGCCAGGCCGTGAGCGGCTGGCAGGACACCGTCGCCTACGTCACCTCCCTGGCGAGCCTCATCGCCTCTCAGACGCACAGCGGTGAGGACCCCGCCTCCCAGGTCTCGCTGGGTGCTCGTCTCTGA
- a CDS encoding metallophosphoesterase family protein: MVRTSSDPDTKAGTGIAERAGDPWDGLLTAVRRCCALFVTVVLLPRIWWRRRRPGTRTVIGTAAMILASSTVSLLLGLSTATASTPVGPHEATWSTTLDSTVTLDLGPLGTASMESPAGVLGVKVVLGEIPGDPTPDTANAASVGQSLSSDATSYLSLVSHPDLTIRQGLYGLAGDALRRAGVIEAIFLCCVAAWRLAPTKPWRDTVRAGVSHRWATTVALSATVATVTSLLVPAMRTATSPGSTLSVLEGTPLAQARFSGRIADVVTAYGSKARTFVETNKGFYAKADTNLRAAWKAAEETEGLVDVTAADGKVDTEDLQARVQASSAKTLVKAAPKPEAGAAPQPSESPRATATPSISVTGARSVPERGRKTAVLTTDLHCNLDVIAFSGVLDQLSGADIHMDDGDLTMTGSDPERVCVDALTQAVPSSTKKVATIGNHDSDATAARLRSQGWTVTDGSVQTVAGVTFLGDDDAERTTAAGTKPRGGETTEKIASRLAKVSCGGTPVDVVLIHQPATFDTLTKEGCAPLLLAGHVHAERGMTTAISPRTGHPVTGIISGAGKGGTSLGSVTEDAFLHVMSFDSTGALVAWRAVILHSDASVTVGAWRPVPGIAPGQKTATMASTPGPSASATPVPTPTEAQQGTRPEDASQSQEGADPQGENNLSDR, translated from the coding sequence GTGGTTCGGACATCTTCAGATCCTGATACCAAGGCCGGCACCGGCATCGCCGAACGAGCAGGAGACCCGTGGGACGGCCTGCTGACGGCCGTACGGCGCTGCTGCGCCCTGTTCGTGACGGTGGTGCTGCTACCGCGCATCTGGTGGCGTCGTCGTCGCCCCGGCACCCGCACGGTGATCGGCACGGCGGCGATGATCCTGGCCTCCAGCACGGTCTCCCTCCTGCTGGGACTGTCCACGGCGACGGCCTCGACGCCGGTCGGTCCGCACGAGGCGACCTGGTCGACGACCCTGGACTCCACCGTCACGCTGGACCTCGGGCCGCTGGGAACCGCGTCGATGGAGTCCCCTGCCGGGGTCCTCGGCGTCAAGGTGGTCCTGGGGGAGATCCCGGGTGATCCGACACCCGATACTGCCAACGCAGCCAGTGTGGGGCAGTCCCTGTCCTCCGATGCGACCTCCTACCTCTCACTGGTCTCCCACCCCGACCTGACGATCCGGCAGGGCCTCTATGGGCTGGCCGGCGACGCCCTGCGCCGGGCCGGAGTCATCGAGGCGATCTTCCTGTGCTGTGTGGCCGCCTGGCGCCTGGCACCGACCAAGCCCTGGCGCGATACCGTCCGAGCCGGTGTCTCACACCGCTGGGCGACGACCGTGGCGCTCTCCGCGACTGTGGCCACCGTGACCTCCCTCCTGGTGCCGGCCATGCGCACCGCCACCTCTCCGGGCTCCACCCTGTCCGTGCTGGAGGGGACCCCGCTGGCCCAGGCCCGTTTCTCAGGACGCATCGCCGACGTCGTCACCGCCTACGGGTCCAAGGCGCGTACCTTCGTGGAGACCAATAAAGGCTTCTACGCCAAGGCGGATACCAACCTACGGGCCGCATGGAAGGCCGCCGAGGAGACTGAGGGGCTGGTGGACGTCACCGCCGCCGACGGAAAGGTGGACACCGAGGACCTTCAGGCCCGGGTCCAGGCGTCCTCCGCGAAGACTCTGGTGAAGGCCGCCCCCAAGCCGGAGGCCGGCGCCGCCCCGCAGCCGTCTGAGAGCCCGAGGGCCACCGCGACGCCCTCGATCTCGGTGACGGGAGCCCGCTCAGTGCCCGAGCGCGGACGCAAGACGGCCGTGCTCACCACTGACCTGCACTGCAACCTCGACGTCATCGCCTTCTCCGGGGTCCTCGACCAGCTCTCAGGCGCCGATATCCACATGGATGACGGCGACCTGACCATGACCGGATCGGATCCGGAGCGGGTGTGCGTCGACGCGCTGACCCAGGCGGTCCCGAGCTCGACGAAGAAGGTCGCCACCATCGGCAACCACGACTCCGACGCCACAGCAGCCCGTCTGCGCTCTCAGGGGTGGACCGTCACCGACGGCTCGGTCCAGACGGTCGCCGGCGTCACTTTCCTGGGGGACGACGACGCCGAGCGCACGACGGCGGCGGGCACCAAGCCTCGCGGCGGCGAGACCACCGAGAAGATCGCCTCCCGCCTGGCCAAGGTCAGCTGCGGGGGCACGCCGGTCGACGTCGTCCTCATCCACCAGCCCGCCACCTTCGACACGCTCACGAAGGAGGGTTGTGCGCCGCTGCTCCTGGCCGGGCACGTCCACGCCGAGCGGGGGATGACTACGGCGATCAGTCCCCGAACCGGTCATCCCGTCACCGGGATCATCTCGGGGGCGGGCAAGGGTGGCACGTCACTGGGCTCGGTCACCGAGGACGCCTTCCTCCACGTCATGTCCTTCGACTCCACCGGAGCGCTGGTGGCCTGGCGAGCGGTCATCCTTCACTCCGACGCCTCAGTGACGGTGGGGGCGTGGCGGCCTGTTCCCGGAATCGCCCCGGGACAGAAGACGGCCACGATGGCTTCGACCCCGGGGCCGTCGGCGTCGGCCACACCGGTGCCGACGCCGACCGAGGCTCAGCAGGGCACGAGGCCTGAGGACGCCTCGCAGTCGCAGGAAGGGGCCGATCCCCAGGGGGAGAACAATCTTTCGGACAGGTAG
- a CDS encoding vitamin K epoxide reductase family protein: MSRMPTDAEIDEMSEEELESYLGSAPAQELDRRTRRDADDDSAARPTWLRRSGAERGFGWLLTVCALIGIIACWELISSQLDLLRNPDAELVCDVSPLVSCGDSLNVWQGNLLGVPNSFIGAIAFGALAAIGMVLLSGARLPRWMWWGLSAGSLGGIAFVIWFLSVSIMTFGKLCPFCMVIWSITIPVAAHSWAWAAAGGHLGLRDNLALDLLKARWWIMAAMYLAVILTIVIAFGGQLARLFG, from the coding sequence ATGTCGCGCATGCCCACAGATGCCGAGATCGATGAGATGAGTGAGGAGGAGCTCGAGTCCTACCTGGGCTCCGCCCCCGCTCAGGAGCTCGACCGGCGCACCCGTCGTGATGCCGACGACGACTCGGCCGCACGCCCCACCTGGCTGCGACGCTCCGGGGCCGAGCGGGGATTCGGCTGGCTGCTCACCGTGTGTGCGCTCATCGGAATCATCGCCTGCTGGGAGCTCATCAGTTCCCAGCTCGACCTGCTGCGCAACCCGGATGCGGAGCTCGTCTGCGACGTCAGCCCCCTGGTGTCCTGCGGCGACTCCCTCAACGTGTGGCAGGGCAACCTGCTGGGGGTGCCGAACTCCTTCATCGGGGCCATCGCCTTCGGGGCCCTGGCCGCGATCGGCATGGTCCTGCTCAGCGGCGCACGCCTGCCGCGCTGGATGTGGTGGGGGCTCAGCGCCGGCAGCCTCGGCGGGATCGCCTTCGTCATCTGGTTCCTGTCCGTCTCCATCATGACCTTCGGCAAGCTCTGCCCCTTCTGCATGGTCATCTGGTCCATCACCATCCCGGTGGCCGCCCACTCCTGGGCCTGGGCCGCGGCCGGCGGGCACCTGGGGCTGCGCGACAACCTGGCGCTCGACCTGCTCAAGGCCCGCTGGTGGATCATGGCGGCGATGTACCTGGCGGTGATCCTCACCATCGTCATCGCCTTCGGCGGCCAGCTGGCGAGGCTGTTCGGGTGA
- a CDS encoding metal-dependent transcriptional regulator, translated as MTAPLEWRAPSGSGGKSSVAGDSTVTQDYLKVVWAACEWGGAGASVTGLAKRMEVAPSTASENVARLVEEGLLVHEPYKAVTLSEEGRRRAMGMIRRHRILETYLVTRLGFGWDEVHAEAEELEHAVSERLLERLDAVLGHPTRDPHGDPIPTADGRLIVPDLVGLETLPVGSDGVVGRIQDDAETLRRLERAGIGLDSRVRIRDRGTVTPAVEGGGRRRATVIALLDEDASRGAAPKGTPEAIIPDSSLWLLA; from the coding sequence GTGACTGCGCCCCTGGAGTGGAGGGCGCCGAGCGGATCCGGCGGGAAGTCCTCGGTGGCGGGGGACTCGACCGTCACACAGGACTACCTCAAGGTCGTATGGGCCGCTTGTGAGTGGGGCGGCGCGGGCGCCTCCGTCACCGGCCTGGCCAAACGCATGGAGGTGGCGCCCTCGACCGCCTCGGAGAACGTGGCTCGCCTCGTGGAGGAGGGGTTGCTCGTCCATGAGCCCTACAAGGCCGTCACCCTCTCCGAGGAGGGGCGCCGCCGGGCCATGGGCATGATCCGCCGCCACCGCATCCTGGAGACCTATCTGGTCACCCGGCTCGGGTTCGGCTGGGACGAGGTGCACGCCGAGGCCGAGGAGCTTGAGCACGCCGTCTCCGAGCGGCTGCTGGAGCGGCTCGATGCGGTCCTGGGGCACCCCACCCGTGATCCGCACGGGGATCCGATCCCCACGGCCGACGGTCGCCTCATCGTGCCCGACCTCGTGGGTCTGGAGACCCTGCCGGTGGGCTCCGACGGCGTCGTCGGACGGATCCAGGACGACGCCGAGACGCTGCGCCGCCTGGAGCGGGCCGGCATCGGGCTGGACAGCCGGGTGCGGATCCGTGATCGGGGCACCGTGACGCCCGCCGTGGAGGGCGGTGGCCGCCGTCGGGCGACCGTCATCGCCCTGCTGGACGAGGACGCCTCACGCGGCGCCGCGCCCAAGGGCACCCCGGAGGCCATCATCCCCGACAGCTCCCTGTGGCTGCTGGCCTGA
- a CDS encoding HIT family protein, whose translation MSTIFTKIIEGEIPGRFVWADEVCVAFATIEPHTDGHVLVVPRLEVDSYVDAPDDVVAHLAVVAKRIGATQVRVFESPRAGLVVAGYGVDHLHLHVLPIRCEEDLSFSSARHPEAPELDATMERLRAGLVEDGWGEFVPAQMGSSAVR comes from the coding sequence ATGAGCACGATTTTCACCAAGATCATTGAGGGCGAGATCCCCGGCCGTTTCGTGTGGGCGGACGAGGTCTGCGTCGCCTTCGCCACCATTGAGCCGCACACCGACGGGCACGTCCTTGTGGTCCCGAGGCTCGAGGTCGACTCCTACGTGGACGCGCCCGACGACGTGGTGGCGCACCTGGCCGTGGTCGCCAAGCGTATCGGCGCCACGCAGGTGCGCGTCTTCGAGTCGCCCCGGGCCGGGCTCGTCGTGGCCGGCTACGGCGTTGACCACTTGCACCTGCATGTGCTGCCGATCCGCTGTGAAGAGGACCTGTCCTTCTCCTCGGCCCGCCACCCCGAGGCCCCCGAGCTCGACGCCACCATGGAGCGCCTGCGGGCCGGCCTCGTCGAGGACGGCTGGGGCGAGTTCGTGCCCGCGCAGATGGGCAGCTCTGCGGTGCGATGA
- a CDS encoding CPBP family intramembrane glutamic endopeptidase has product MVLLIEPGGLPFVPSGWVGPGSVLMVVVGLFVGGWCEEIGYRGVMYRAMAERCHPWLCVIVNGAFFGVCHLQYFDLGLLYVTLFVGCAIGLDVIMASVWVGSWRNRVLAASVVHGVANVVLQAVGVEYVVETCLMWFLATALSAVMAYIIGVKMGVGDFAAARQTKIGVKSE; this is encoded by the coding sequence ATGGTTCTGCTCATCGAGCCCGGAGGGCTGCCATTCGTTCCGTCGGGCTGGGTGGGACCTGGTTCGGTGCTGATGGTCGTTGTTGGTTTGTTCGTTGGTGGTTGGTGTGAGGAGATCGGGTACAGAGGGGTGATGTACCGAGCAATGGCTGAGAGGTGTCACCCCTGGCTGTGTGTCATCGTTAACGGCGCCTTCTTCGGTGTTTGTCATTTGCAGTATTTTGATCTTGGTCTCTTGTATGTCACTCTATTCGTGGGATGTGCCATTGGTTTGGATGTGATAATGGCGTCCGTCTGGGTGGGATCTTGGCGGAATCGTGTTCTTGCAGCCTCTGTGGTTCATGGCGTCGCTAATGTTGTGCTTCAGGCTGTGGGTGTGGAGTATGTGGTGGAGACATGCTTGATGTGGTTCTTGGCAACGGCCCTGAGTGCAGTGATGGCGTACATTATTGGCGTGAAGATGGGTGTTGGAGATTTTGCTGCTGCACGTCAAACCAAGATTGGGGTGAAGAGCGAATAG
- a CDS encoding RBBP9/YdeN family alpha/beta hydrolase has product MDHVTEHHPSHGLDGFDRVILVHGFGAGPDEHWFPWLARSVPHLEALELPSPQAPRASIWVPMIAERIGSSPDSLAGLAIVTHSLGGLAALRAIERVISSSPDHRDEQHLAAFIAVAPFAQHLPPTGEAELDHFLITGLSDFVKGADPRELRPFLGATTVIHSDNDPLVPQEASLDVAAALGADVVAVPGAGHFLASDGITSLPQIVTALRNQATP; this is encoded by the coding sequence ATGGATCACGTTACAGAACATCATCCCTCTCACGGACTCGACGGGTTCGACAGGGTCATTCTCGTCCACGGCTTCGGAGCGGGGCCTGACGAGCACTGGTTTCCCTGGCTCGCGCGGAGTGTTCCCCACCTCGAGGCACTGGAACTACCTTCCCCTCAGGCCCCTCGAGCCTCGATCTGGGTTCCGATGATAGCCGAGAGAATCGGCTCATCACCGGACAGCTTGGCAGGACTGGCAATTGTGACGCACAGTCTTGGTGGGCTCGCCGCGCTGCGAGCGATCGAGCGGGTCATCTCGAGCTCACCGGACCACCGTGACGAACAGCACCTGGCGGCCTTCATCGCCGTCGCCCCCTTCGCACAGCATCTCCCTCCAACGGGCGAGGCGGAGCTCGACCACTTCCTCATCACCGGACTGAGCGACTTCGTCAAGGGCGCCGACCCTCGTGAGCTGCGTCCATTTCTGGGCGCCACCACGGTTATCCACTCCGACAACGACCCGCTCGTCCCCCAAGAGGCCTCGCTGGATGTCGCCGCCGCGCTTGGCGCCGACGTCGTCGCCGTTCCGGGCGCGGGCCACTTCCTGGCCTCCGACGGCATCACGTCGCTTCCACAGATCGTAACGGCTCTCAGAAATCAAGCAACGCCATAA
- a CDS encoding MerR family transcriptional regulator: MRIGEFARQAGVSPRSLRHYEEAGLLVPTRTSAGYRNYSLKDLDAVARIRPILATGLGIAAARRYLDCVEVAGDDRAVSITMCSNLRRELEAVEERIARHRSRLAREQDALNRFRAAAGEEE; this comes from the coding sequence GTGCGCATCGGAGAGTTCGCCCGACAGGCGGGCGTCAGTCCCCGTTCCCTGAGGCACTACGAGGAGGCCGGTCTGCTCGTGCCCACGAGGACCTCCGCCGGATATCGGAACTACAGCCTGAAGGACCTTGACGCCGTCGCACGCATCCGGCCGATCCTGGCCACCGGTCTCGGCATTGCCGCCGCCCGGCGCTACCTGGACTGCGTCGAGGTCGCCGGTGATGACCGAGCCGTCTCCATCACCATGTGCTCCAACCTGCGCCGCGAGCTCGAGGCGGTCGAGGAGCGGATCGCCCGGCACCGCAGTCGCCTGGCACGCGAGCAGGACGCCCTCAACCGCTTCAGGGCCGCTGCTGGGGAAGAAGAGTGA